GAGCTAAGTCAATTCCTGTCAAATGGTGGTGGAACCACAATCAGTCAGCCTTTAAGTGCATAGACTGAATTACCTGTAGACGGATTCCAAAGTTTTTCCTAATCTCTCATTAATTTGAGAGAAACCTTAGGAAAAGTAAACTCTGGAATCCTCTGAAACAAAGCAATCAACTACTCGCTCAAACAAATCCTTCTCAACTTTATTTAAGGAGTAACAATCATGGAATCTAACTTGTTTATCGAATTGTCTGAAGAGCAACAAGAAGTTGTAGCTGGTGGCTTTACTTTTAATACCGGTTCCTTCTTTGATGCAAGTCAGTTCAGTAAGACCACTGCCCTCAGCTTCGCAGGCGCAAGTTCATCAACTGCTAATGGTACTACTACAGGCGCAGGTTTCACATATAATAACGCCGAGCTAAGTCAATTCCTGTCAAATGGTGGTGGAACCACGATAACCCAGCCTTTAAGTGCATAGACTGAATTACCTGTAGACGGATTCCAAAGTTTTTCCTAATCTCTCATTAATTTGAGAGAAACCTTAGGAAAAGTAAACTCTAGAATCCTCCACTGAATTCACATTCCTACTGATTGTTGTCTTTAAGTTAGTCAACTATCAGGTAGATGTGCGGTGTTGGTAGAGACGCTCTTAATAGCATCTCTACCAACAATCGTCGAAGATAACAGTTTATTGCTAGAAAAATTTGGTCTATTTTCTTGCTGTGAAATTGTACAAAATAGCAAAACCCTGAGGTAATATTTTGTCTGATTATATGGAATCAAAAAACTCTGAATTATTCATAGATTTATCCGAACAGGAACTGGAAGCCGTTGCTGGCGGACGACGGCGAAGACAGTCACAGGCATTATCACTCTTCTTCCAGATGACACATATTAGTACTTCTGGAAGTAATGCAATCCATATTTCAAACGATGGTTTTTCCTCGTTGCAACAATCTGCATATGAGTCAACGCAAATTACTCTTGGAATTAATTCGTTATCCGGAGGTCGTGGAAATAGCAAGCGTGGAAGAAATTCAAGTTCCGAAAATTTATTATATTGGTTGTTGATGCTTTTAAGCTAAATGAAATAGCACCGTCATTCGATTTGGAATTTTGCGAAAAGTTGCGTGGGGCGGGTCTCCCGACTTGAGCAAACTTTTCAAGACAGATTTACGATTTTGGATTAACCTCTCCTTTAAATAAGAGGCTTGCAAAGTGATTTTTTTGTTTTTTATCTCCGTAAACCAAGAAGCTTGAAACCTTTTTTAGGTTGCGCGATTTTGACTGGAATCCAAAATCGCGCAATCTAAAATTGCAGCGTCATAATATTTCCGTAAATCGAGGTGCATTCCTAAGATTGTACTTCCCAAACTTATATGTATGTATTTTTCGGAAATTGAGGTTGCATAAATGTGTAATTAATTGTGTCGATAACCGCAACGAAATTAGCATAAAGCATTAATGCGTTATTTCTTTATAGAATTTATCATGCTGAAAGCAACAGTTATATCGTTGCGTTTCTTTATCCTATCTTTCTAAAACAATCCATACTTTTTTAATCTACCGATAAATAAATTAAGACAAGCGCTTTGGATTTATGAAATACTCTCATGTTCCCCAACATAGTGAAGAAGACTGCGGTGCAGCTTGTCTGGCTTCAATTGCTAAATATTATGGACGTACTTTCACCTTAAATCATATTCGCGAGGCTGTAGGCACTGGACAATTAGGCACAACTTTATTAGGACTTAAACGTGGGGCAGAAACACTTGGATTTAATGCCCGTCCGGTTAAAACTTCGCCAGAACTTTTAAACCGAATAAAGGAAGCACCCCTACCAGCAATTATTCACTGGAAAGGAAATCACTGGGTTGTTTTATACGGTAATAAAGGTAAAAAATGTGTAGTTGCCGATCCAGCAGTCGGTGTCCGTTATCTCTCCAAACAAGATTTAGCAGAGAATTGGACAGATTGGTTGATGCTATTGGTGGAACCAGATCCAGTCCGCTTTTTTGCACAAAAAGACGATCGCATTGGTGGGTTTTCGCGTTTCTTCAAGCGTGTCTGGGCTTTTCGCGGAATATTGGCGCAAGCGTTACCCTTAAACCTCGTCTTAGGACTGATGTCTTTAGCTTCGCCTTTTCTGCTGCAAATCCTAACCGATGATGTACTGGTTCGAGGTGATACCAAGCTGCTCACGACTGTAGCGATCGTTGTGGTAGTGATGAATTTTATTTCCCGCAGCCTTTCATTTATCCAATCTCACTTAATCGCTCACTTTGCACAACGTCTGCAATTAGGTCTAGTCCTAGAATTTGCCAGGACTATTCTCCGGTTACCTCTTTCTTATTACGAAGCACGTCGCAGCGGAGAAATTGTCAGTCGCTTGCGAGATATTGACCAGATTAATCAGTTAGTTGCTCAAGTGGTTGTTGGTTTACCCAGCCAATT
Above is a genomic segment from Tolypothrix sp. NIES-4075 containing:
- a CDS encoding CTB family bacteriocin encodes the protein MESNLFIELSEEQQEVVAGGFTFNTGSFFDASQFSKTTALSFAGASSSTANGTTTGAGFTYNNAELSQFLSNGGGTTITQPLSA